Genomic window (Kosakonia sp. BYX6):
TTAAGTTGTGCTTAAGGGAAAATAATGACATCTCCTGCCCCGGTTAATACGGGTGAACAGTTTGAAAAATGCATTGCCATTATTCGCGAAGCGTCGGTCGAAATCTTATTGCTACTGAATGTGCATTTCGATGAAGGAAAAGATCCGCGCTGGTTTTTGGAACAATTGGATATTGCGCGCCTGAGTATGGGTGGTTGGGGCGCGGTGGCTAAACGACTGAAACTCAACGATGCAGAATTAACCCAGTTCACCTTGCAGCTTCGCCACCTGCAACAGCTCGTTCCTCGCTATGAGAGCGGGCAAAATGTGACAGAAAATCAGTTGATTGCCGCGCTGAGATTTATCAGCGCATTAGAGAACCTGCGTAAAAAACAAAAATTGCTGAGTTACAGCACGTCGCTGAAATCCGATGGCGCGCAGCCGCAACAGCAGGGGCTGCAACAGTTACGCGCGCTGGAATTGATGATCAAATCGCTGGTGATGCAGGCATGGTCGGATCCTGAACGCCTGCGTAACCACCTGAAAACGCAGTTTGGCGCCGATCGCGTGCGCCGCTGGCTGCGCCTGGGTGATCATAACGATGTACTAAGCGGGATGCGCTTTAGTGAGCTGGCGCTGCTGCTGGTGGATAAGAAAGAGTTCGGTCAGCACTACGCCCGGCTGTTCAATGATGCGTCGGTGTTGAACCTGTTTCTGGAACCGCGCAAAACCCTGCAAACGTTTCTCGATGATGTGCGTGAAATGCGTGCTTGTGTGGTGTCCGGCCAGCCGCTGACCTCGAACCAACTGTTGATGCTGGAAAATTACTATCCGCAAATCACCGGGCCGGTGCAGCGCGCTCTGGATGAGGGGCGGAGTAAAACAGATCCCGCCGCGTTGTTGCAGGAGGCGGGCGGCGATATGGACGAATTCTGGGAACAGGCGCGGAAAAAAGATCGCGCCGCCGGAGGAGACACCATGCCAATGCGTGACAGTATTGATAAACCGGCGAAGCGCACGGTGCGCAGCCGTGAAGAGCGGGAACAGATGCTCTCCAGTGTGTTGTGGGGCGCGGTTGTTGTTGCGGTGCTGACGATCGTGATCGGCGCGTTTTGGCTGTTTACCGGCGAGATCTCTGCACCGGTCGCGCGGCAAGCGAACATGTCGGTGCCGATCTCTAATGATCGTGAAAGGCCGTCGCCAAAAGAGGAACTTACCCGAATGGGGCTGGCGCGCGATGAAAACAACTTTCGCTCGGCCATCGATCGTAACGATACGCGCGTGGTGTCGCTGTTTCTGCGTACCGGCATGAACTGGAAACTGTCGTGGACGGAGCAAGCGGTAATTTCCGAATACAACGATGTGCTGGATCTGCTGCTGCGCTACCGGCTACAAATGGATGAGAATCGGCCATGCCGACGGTTTATCGCCACCTTAACCCATGAAATGGCGGCGAATAAGAAGCTGACGTCGATTGTGAAAAACTATTTGCGGGCGTTTTGTACTTTACCGCCGGTGGTGGAGCGCGAACGGTATGAGATGGAGCAGGCGCAGTTGCGTTACGAGGCGGAACCGTCGGATGAGAACCGCAAATGGGCGGATATTCATTCCGCCATTTATAACGCGATTGATTGAGGTTTTATAAAACCGTAGGCCGGATAAGCGAAGCGCCATCAGGCGATCAGACATCCCGCCGGATGGCGGCTACCGCCTTATCCGGCCTACAGGTATGGACAACGTTTTTGAATGGGTAGCCTGGCGCGTAGGCCTGATAAGCGAAGCGCCATCAGGCGATCAGACATCCCGCCGGATGGCGGCTACCGCCTTATCCGGCCTACAGGTATGGACAACGTTTTTGAATGGGTAGCCTGGCGCGTAGGCCTGATAAGCGAAGCGCCAGCAGGCGATCAGACATCACGCCGGATGGCGGCTACCGCCTTATCCGGCCTACAGGTATGGACAACGTTTTTGAATGGGTAGCCTGGCGCGTAGGCCTGATAAGCGAAGCGCCATCAGGCAATCAGGCATCACGCCGGATGGCGGCTACCGCCTTATCTGGCCTACAGGTATGGACAACGTTTTTGAATGGGTAGCCTGGCGCGTAGGCCTGATAAGCGAAGCGCCATCAGGCGATCAGACATCCCGCCGGATGGCGGCTACCGCCTTATCCGGCCTACAGGTATGGACAACGTTTTTGAATGGGTAGCCTGGCGCGTAGGCCTGATAAGCGAAGCGCCATCAGGCAATCAGGCATCACGCCGGATGGCGGCTATCGCCTTATCCGGCCTACGTTTCCGATTTCGGTTCGCCATACAAACCGATCAACCGGCGTACCACGCCGTTGGTCCAGCCAAAACCATCCTGCAACGGGTACTCACCACCGCCCCCTTCGCGCGGCGTACCGCCCGCGATATGGTACTTCTCGATAAGCTTGTGGTGCTGCTGGTAAAAGAGATTCACCGTCTGCAGCCAGTTGCGGGCAATCTCATCGCCCAGCGCGTCGTTGCCGTACAGTTTAAAGCCCTGGATCGCCATCCATTGCAGCGGCGCCCAGCCGTTCGGCTTATCCCACTGCTCGCTGGTTTCGTACTCGGTCGCCAGAATACCGCCCGGCGTCAACAAACGCGCTGTCACCGCTTCCGCCAGCCGATCGGCCTGCTCGTGGGTCGCCATGCCGACGTACAGCGGCACAATGCTGGCCGCCGAGAACAGCGCCATCTCTTCGCGACGCCAGTCGTAATCGCGGTAGCAGCCGTTTTCGTCATCCCACAAATAGCGATTTACCGCCGCCCGACGATCGCTCGCTTTCTGGCGGAACAACGCTTCACGCTCCCGGTCGCCTTTCAGCCCGGAAATATTGGCAATCGCGCTTTCCAGCTTAAATAGAAACGCGTTCAGATCGATCGGGATGAACTGCGTCGTGCGGATACTGGCCAGCCGTTGCGTGTCGCGCAGCCAGCGGGAAGAGTAGTCCCAGCCGGACGCCGCGCCCGCGCGCAGGTCGCGATAAACTTCATTGGGCGGACGACCTGAATGACGGGCGGTTTCCACGTCCTCGATCCAGGACTCGTCACGCGGCGTGTCGCGATCATCCCAGTAACGGTTGAGCAATGAACCGTCCGGCATACGCACTACATGGCGGTACGCCTGGTTAAGCACCAGCGATTCCGCGCCATCCATCCAGAAGGCGTACTCCATCAGCAAGTGCTCAAGGTAGCGCCGCGCGCCGCGCACGCCATCTTCTTCGAACAGTTCGACCATCAGGGCGAACACCGGCGGCTGCGAACGGCTCAAATAGTAGGTGCGATTGCCGTTCGGAATATGTCCGTAACGTTCAATCATCCACGCGAAGTTATCGGCCATACAGCGCAGCAGGTCGTCGCGCCCGCTTTCTGCCAGCCCCAACATAGTGAAATAAGAATCCCAGTAGTAGGTCTCACGGAAACGGCCGCCCGGCACAATATAGGATTGCGGCAGCGCCAGCAGCGAAGACCACGGAATATGATCCTGCGGCTCGCGGGTCAGTATCGGCCATAGCTGGTCGATATGCTCTTTCAGCGAGTTTTCCGGGTTGGAAACATACTCTTTGGCGTGGTTTTCCGGCGTCCAGAAATGCGCCTTCACGAACTGGCGTAAATTGAACTCCGGTTTGCGTTTGATTTTGCGATAGCGAATCAGGATATCGAGCGGATCCATTTTCGGCGCGCAGTCAGGGAAGGTTTTGCTATCGGCGAAAATACGCGATGACTGCACGTGTTCAAACAGTTCGAGGTAACGATCGGCAGGGGTCAGCGCATCGGATGCGGGCATCCCCTCGATCATTTCCGGTTCCGGTTCCGCCTCGATCATTTCATCCAGTTTTAACTCGCACGGATCGGTTTCGTAGGTTTCGTCCTCGAATACCAATTCCATCAATTCAGCGCTTTGTTGTTTCTGGTTGAACATAGTGACTCTGGCCTCCGGATGTCGTCGTAAAAATTTACGGGTGTTGCCCGGCTATCAATTAAGCATAGACATTCGCTTCGATGTCGGGGAGCAAACTGTGCGGTTGATCACGTTTCATGCCCCGCATCCCGGTCACGCGATGTCCACAACTTATTGATTATTTATATATAAGTTAAATAACGCATAAGCTAACGCAGGGTCGATTTTCGGAGCATTCGTTTTGCAACGATTTGTGAATAATCCCTCCGCTGCGTATTTGTGCAAGGTAGAGTAGGGTAAACAATTTTATCGCTGAGGAAAAATCATTGGAACTCGCCACTATTACGTTAGAGCAATGCCTTGATATCCGCCAGGCGGTACTGTGGCCGCATCTTGAGCGCGCGGCTTCGCGTGTCGAGGGGGATGACGAAGCCTGGCACGTTGGCGTGCGTGCAAACGAGCAGGTTGTCTGCTGTCTGTCGGTGTTTATGTTGGGTGAACAGCGCTGCCAGATTCGCAAATTTGCCACTTTACACGCCCAACAACGGCAAGGGTTTGGCGCATTTTTATTACAAGCGGTGCTCGAAAAATTAGTGCAGACGGGGGTGAATTTTGTGCAACTCGACGCCAGAACGTCGGCGACCGCGTTTTACAGCCGATTCGGTTTTGAGGCAGAAGGGGAACCGTTTTACAAAAAAGAGGTGCAGTACATTCGCATGTCGCGCGCCTTGTAAAACACCCGGCGACACAGGCCGCCGGGCGATTTATCAACGTGGGATTTGCTGGGTAATGCAGTGGATGTTGCCACCGCCGAGCAAAATTTCACGCGCCGGAACGCCCGTGATGACGAAATCCGGGAACATCTCTTCAAACAGCGCCTGCGCTGCGCCATCGGTCGCTGGATCCAGCAGCGGGAAAATAATCTGCTGGTTGCTGACCAGATAGTTCACGTAGGAACCCGCCAGGCGGTTGCCTTCGTGACGCTCAATCGCCGTGCCTTTCTCCACATCGCAGATTTCATCTGCGCTGGCATACAGCGGCTGCGGCGACGGCACTTTCCACACTTTTAAGCGACGGCCCTGCGCGTCTTTGGTGCTTTCCAGCACATTCAGCGCGGCAACCGAGCGAGCGTATTGCGGGTCGTTTTCATCATCGGTCCAGTGCAGCGCCACTTCGCCTGGACGCACGAAGCAGCACATGTTGTCGATGTGACCGTCGGTTTCGTCATTGAACACGCCGTCCGGCAGCCAAATGATGTGCGACACGCCAAGGTACTCGCGCAGTTGCTGTTCAATCTGCTCTTTGTTCAGATGCGGGTTGCGGTTCGGGTTCAGCAGGCATTCCGCGGTGGTCAGCAATGTGCCTTCGCCATCGACATGAATAGAACCACCTTCCAGTACCAGATCCGTGTGGTAGCACGGCATTTGATGGTAGTTCGCCACTTGTTCGGCGACCAACTGGTCGCGATCCCAGCTTGCGTAAAGGCCGCCATTCAGGCCGCCCCAGGCGTTGAATGTCCAACTGATGCCGCGCTTTTCACCCGCCGGGTTGACCACCACGGTTGGGCCGGTGTCGCGCATCCAGGCGTCGTCACTTTCCATCTCTACCAGCGTGATTTCGGCTGGCATGGTCGCGCGCGCTTTGGCCATTTCCGCCGCCGGTACGCCCATAATGACGGGCGTTTTCTGCGCGATGGCTTTGGCGACAGCGGCAAATGCCTGCTGCGCAGGCTCCGCATTGGCACGCCAGTTATCGGTACGATAGGGCCAAATCATCCAAACAGCCTGATGAGGCGCCCATTCCGCCGGCATGCTAAATCCGTCCTGCACGGGCGTGGTCAGTTGTGACATGGCTTAGCTCCTTACGCTGCCATCGGAGGTGGCAATCGCGTCGTACATGTTCGGGCGACGATCGCGGAACAGCCCCCAGGACGCGCGCTGCGCGGCAACGGCATCCAGGTCGAAAGTGTGTACCAGCACGGTTTCGCTGGTTTTGTTAGCCTGCTCAACCAGCGCGCCGGTTTGGTCGGCAATGAATGATGAGCCGTAGAAGGTCATTTCCAGGCCATCAATGTATTTACTGGCTTCGGTGCCGATACGGTTAGAGGCGATTACCGGGATAACGTTTGCGGCGGCGTGACCCTGCTGTACGCGGGTCCAGTGTGGCTGGCTGTCAATATCCGGGTAAGCCGGTTCAGAACCGATGGCGGTCGGGTAGAAAATCAGTTCCGCGCCCTGCAATGCCAGGCAACGTGCGGTTTCCGGGAACCATTGATCCCAGCAAATGCCGACGCCGATTTTCGCGTAGCGGGTGTTCCACACTTTGAAACCGGTGTCGCCAGGAATGAAGAACTGTTTTTCCTGGTAGGCCGGGCCGTTTGGAATATGGGTTTTGCGGTAGGTTTCCAGCACGCTGCCGTCGGCGTCGATCATCACCAGCGAGTTGTAATAAGCGTTGTTGCACTTTTCGAACCAGCTCAGCGGCAGTACCACTTCCAGCTCTTTTGCCAGCGCGGAGAAATGTTTGATAATCGGGCTGTTGTCCACTTCCTGCGCCAGCGCGTAGTGCTCCGGGCTCTGATCGATGCAGAAGTAAGGGGCGGCAAACAGTTCCTGAATCAGGATAATCTGCGCACCCTGGCGGTGAGCTTCGCGCACCAGACGCTCAGCATTCTGGATGTTTTTTTCCAGTTCCCAGGTACAAGCCATTTGGGTTGCGGCGACAGTTACATTTCTCATAAATATCTCCCGTGGGTCTCGGTTCGGTCAGTGCAAATTATCAGCACTTAGTGTGGTGCAAACTATAGCAACGATCTGCGTTATGCATAAAATGTATTGTTATCATGAAAACATGAACAGGATGCATAATCATGGTCGATCTGAATTTACTGCGGCTGGTGCCGATTCTGGCGAAAGAGAAGAACGTCACGCGCGCGGCGCAGAAAGCGAATTTATCCCAATCGGCGTTTAGCCATGCGCTAAACCGCCTGCGCGAGCAGTTGAAAGACGAGATGTTTATCCGCACCCGCAACGGCATGGAACCCACGCCCTATGCTGCGATGATGATCCCGGTAATTGAAGGCGCGCTCAGCAAGCTGGACACCGCCACGCGCGGGCCGAGCCATTTTGATCCCGCGCGCGATGCGCACACCTTTTACCTTGGCGCGGTGGATTATTTCGAATTTATGTTTATGCCGGTGCTGACCGCGAAGTTCAAAACCGCCGCACCGAATGTGCGGCTATCGGTGGATATTCTCTCCGAAACCATCAAGGTTGAGCGGGTGGAAAAGGGGCAACTGGATGCGTTTATCGGTGTTGAAAACGTGCAGCATATTCCGCACTACTTCAACAAACACCGACTGATCTCCGACCATTTTGTCGCTATCGCCTCGCAAGATCGCACCGATTTGCCCGATCAATTGACGCTTAAGCATTTGGTCAGCGAAGCGCAGATCCATTTACCGGCGGTCAGTTCTGGCGCGGATCACATTGATGGCTGGCTGTTGTCGCAGCATCTCTATCGCCCGCTGGCAACGGTGGTGCAAAGCTATGCGGTTGGCGGGCGTGTGGCGGTGGCGACGGGCTATTTAATGTGCGTGCCGTTTCGCATCGCCCAGGAGCTGGCAAACATGTTGCCGCTGCGCATTATGGCTTTGCCGGAAGGGGCGCCATCCTACGATTTGCTGCTGCTCACGCACCGGCTTTATGACTACCAGCCTGCTGTGCAATGGCTGATAAATGAGTTAAAAACCGCGCGCATTTAGCGCAGATTTTCATCATTTTGATCGGTCAAATTATGCTGATTTACAAGCATAAACAGGTTAAAGCCTGCGGTTTTAAGCATACTCGACAGTTGCAATTGCATTCGGGCGAATTTTCTACAACTATACCGCATCGACTTTGAGAGCCGGAGTTCACGATCGTGAAGATAGCTAAGATTACCCTTACCAACTTTCGTTGTTTTGAAAATACGGAAGTTAAATTACATCCTCGCCTGACGATTCTCATTGCCCGTAACGGGGCGGGTAAGTCAACATTACTGGATGCAATTGCATTAGGGTTGGGCTCTTTTCTTACTCGATTACCCGGTGTGAGTGGTTTGAGCTTTAAGAAAACGGATTTCCGCATCAAGCCAGATGGAAAGCAGCCTGCCTATATGCGTATCCAATGTGAAAGCGTTGATGGGGTGGTGTGGGACCGAACGGAACGCCGTGATAAAGCCAAAAAAACGCTCAAAGAGATTCCGCCAGGGATGGGTTTGAAAGCGCTTAATGAGCGCGTTGATACTTTTATCAATGCCCATAATGATGGCGAGCCGTATACCTTACCGGTCTTCATTTATTACGGTACCGGGCGCGGAGTATTTGATGTGCCGATGCGCAAGCGTGACTTTAAAAGCAAATTTACCCGCTTTGAAGCGCTGGATGGCGCGCTTGAAAGCAAAACGAACTTTCGCCGTTTTGTTCAATATTTCTATGGCCTCGAAGAGAGAGAAAGTCGCCTACAAAAGGAGCATCGCTCTTTTGATGTAGAGTTACCGGAGCTATCTGCAATACGGTTGGCAGTGAAACGTCTGATGCCGCAATTCAGTAATATTCGCTCCGTCGAGCCCGCCGGGATCATGGTTGATTGGCAAAAAAATTACGTGGCGCTTGAAGGTGACGAGAATAATCCCGACGCGACAAACCAAATAAAGCTAACGCCGTTACCTGAAAGCGGCAATGTAAAGAAAACTGAGATACATCAATTAAAAATCGAACAACTCAGTGATGGATATCGCACCACGCTTGCGATGGTGATGGATATTGCCGCAAGGCTCGCTGAGGCGAACCCGTTTTCAACTAACCCGCTGGAATCAGAAGGGATTATCCTTATTGATGAGGTCGATTTGCACCTTCATCCTGAATGGCAGCGTGAGTTCTTACCGCGTCTGGTTGACGTTTTTCCAAACCTTCAATTTATTGTGTCAACGCATTCGCCTTTTATTCTTCAGTCCGTTAAGGAGGGAGAGTTAATCGATCTCGATCAAATCAACGCGAATGAAGCGCCAGATCTCGGAAAAGAGATGAGTGTTGAGGACATCGCAGAAAAATGGATGGGTATGGATAATGTGCAACGTAGCGCAATATTTAATAAGCAGGTTGAAACAGCCAGCCGCTATTACGCGCTATTAAACAGTGGCAAACCAGAGAGCGATCCTGAGGTTGCAGCGCTATCAGAAGAGCTGGACAGCATTGAGAAATACTTTGGTGATAACCCCGTTTATGTCGCGCTATTACGCGCTGAGCGCAGGAAGAAAGCCAGGGAGGCAAAATAATGAGGCCGGTTCTTCGCCCAGCTTATACCGGGAAACCTGTGACAAATTATCAATCCTATTTGCAGCCTTTGATCACTGCATTTGGTACTTATTGCTCCTACTGCGAGTGCCTGGGGAAATTTGACGTTGAGCATGTTGCGCCGAAATCACTCAATCCTACTTTAGCCACTGACTGGAATAACATGCTTTTGGGGTGTATGCGATGTAATCGCGATTTTAAAAAAAGTAATAACAACAATCGGCAGAGTTATGTCTGGCCGGATACGCACAACACTTATACGCTTCTGAAATACTGGCCTGATGGTCGGGTGCAACCTGCCGCAGGGCTTGCAAACCCGTTGCTTCAGGAAGTCCAAAACACGATTGATTTGGTTTGCCTTGATGATTCTCAGCAGCCGCAGAGCCATTTAAATCTCGCCCGACGGGTGGCATTCAACGTTGCCCGGATCTTTCTGGGGCACTATCAAAACGAAACGATGACAATCGATGATGTTTTGGCCGGTGCGACCCAAGGTTACTGGTCTGTCTGGTACACCGTCTTTCAACCTCATCCGGAAGTTTGCACCGCGTTAGAAACGTTGCACCCGAACACTGACATTACTCGACCGTAAGATGGACTGTTTTGCGCTGGATACCGGGGAAATAAAAAAACCGACGAGGAAGTCGGTTTCTTATTTACCTGAACACGCGGGAGCCTTTTACAGCTCCCGGAAGTGTACTCAGTTTTGCTTATTGGTGAGTTCGAAACGTGGCGATACCAGGCCGTACAGCGTCCAGCCGAGGAAGGTCACGATGGAACCATACAGCATCGCTTCTTCACCTGAAGAGTAAAGCGCGTAGAAGCTATACAGCGCACCAATGAACGCGATGATATTCGCGGCTTTGGCTTTCGTCGGGTTTACGTTGGCCATTTTCTGAATGATCACCAGTGCGGCCATCGACAGAATGTACGGGATGATGTTGGTCACCACCGCCAGATTGACCAGCACGTTAAACTGGCTGTTCAGCGACGGGCTGATGGTCATCAGCGATAACACGCTCTGGATAACCACGATGGCTAACATCCCTTGCACCGGCGCATCCACTTTGGTTACACGGGAGAAAATCTTCGGGAAATACCCTTCATCCGCCGAGGATTTAAAGACCTGTGCAATGGTGAACTGCCAGCCCAGCAATGAACCGCAGCAGGACATGATCATCAACGCCATGATGATGTTACCCACGGTAGGGGTAAACATGTGCGCGAAGGCCAGACCAAACGGCGCGGTAGAGTTCGCCAGATCCATGTTCGGTACAATCCCGGCAATCACGTTCGTGGAGATGATATAAATCACCGCCGCGCCCAGCGTGCCGCCCAGAACGGCGATTGGCACGTTACGCTCCGGGTTTTCAACCACTTCCGCGTTCGCACAGGCTGATTCCAGACCGAGGAACGCCCACAGCGTCATGGCGATTGATGAGCTAACCGCGCTGAAGAACGGCACATGATGCGGGTTCCATGCTTCAACATACATAGTCGGGCTAAACCAGAACCAGCCGATCACACACAGACCTACCACTGGGATGATAACGCCCCAAACGGTGATGCTACTGATCTGCCCGGTGATGCGCGCGCCGCCAAAGTTCGCGACGGTACACAGCCACAGCACGCCGATGGTCGCAAGGCCGATCTGCACCGGCGACAGCGTGGCGCCGAACAACTCGGTGCCGTAACCCACGGCGGAAATAGCGATAGCGACGTTGGCAATCAACAGCGATACACCATAGGTGTAGTTCGCCATAAAGTTGCCGGATTTGCCAAACGCATACTCCGCGTAGCCGCCCATGCCGCCGGATTTACGGCTGAACATGCCGCACTTAGCGAAAGCCCATGCCAGCGCCATTGAACCCACGGCGGTCACCAGCCAGGAGATGATCGAGATGGTGCCGACTTCAGACAATTTCGTGGGCAGCATGATAATCCCGGAGCCCATCATATTGACCATGGTCAAAATGGTAAGCTGGACGACGCCCATTTTATTGGATTTGGCTGTACTCACAGCGTTTCCCCTTTCTGTGCTTCGCGAGGCTTAATGACGTAGCACCAAACCTGTTTACGGCCGTCATGCTCTTCGAGGTACACGCCCTGAAGTTCTGGCGCAAAGCCCGGCAGCAGGTTGATACCCTCTTCCAGTGCGGTGAAGTAACGCAGTACTGCGCCGCCCCATACTTCGCCCGGAACCACACACAGCACGCCCGGCGGGTAAGGAAGCGCACCTTCCGCCGCGATACGGCCTTCGGCTTCCGGCAGACGAACCAGCTCAACCTCACCACGCAGATAGGCGTAGTTGGCTTCTTGCGGGTTCATGGTGACGCGCGGGAAGTGGGATTTGCGGAACATCTCTTTTTGCAGCTGTTTCACATCATGACGTGCGTACAGGTCATGCATTTCCTGGCACAGCTGGCGCAGGCTGTAACCGGCGTAACGATCTTCGTACTGCTTGTACAGAGAAGGCAGAACCTCAGACAGCGGCGCATCGGACTCCAGCAGTTTTTCGAAACGTACCAGCAGCGCGACAAGCTGTTGCAACTTCGCCATGTCTTCCGCCGGGGTCAGCAGGAACAGGATCGAGTTGAGGTCGCATTTTTCCGGTACCACGCCGTTTTCACGCAGGAAGTTGGCGAGGATGGTGGCCGGAACGCCAAAGGCGTCATATTCACCGGTGCGCGCGTTGATGCCCGGCGTGGTGAGCAGCAGTTTGCAAGGGTCAATGAAATACTGATGTTCGGCGTAGCCTTCGAATGCGTGCCAGCGTTCACCCGGAATGAAGTGGAAGAAACGCAGATCGTTGGCGATTTCTGAGGTGGCATAGGACTGCCACGGTTTGCCATCAACGGTTTCCGGCACAAACGGACGGATGTGCTGGCAGTTGTCGAGGATCAGTTTGCGTGCGTCGATGCCGTTCGCAACGCAGTCCATCCACATGTTGCGACCGCTCACGCCTTCATGCATTTTGGCGTTGATATCCAGCGCGGCAAACAGCGGGTAGAACGGGCTGGTGGAGGCATGCATCATGAACGCGTTGTTCATACGCTTATGCGGTACATAGCGAGACTGGCCTTTAATGTGGCTGTCTTTTTTGTGGATCTGCGACGTCTGGGAGAAACCGGCCTGCTGTTTGTGCACAGACTGGGTCACCAGAATGCCCGGATCGTTTTCATTCAGTTCCAGCAGCAGCGGCGAGCAATCAGCCATCATCGGGATGAACTGCTCGTAACCGACCCACGCGGAGTCAAACAGAATGTAGTCACACAGGTGACCAATCTTATCCACTACCTGACGGGCGTTATAAATTGTGCCGTCGTAAGTACCCAGCTGAATGATCGCCAGACGGAACGGGCGCGCATCTTTCGCACGCTTTGGCGCGGCTTCGCTAATCAGCTCGCGCAGATAATCTTCTTCGAAACAGTGCGCATCAATACCACCGATGAAGCCATACGGGTTACGCGCGGTTTCCAGATAGATCGGTGTCGCACCGGCTTGCAGTAACGCGCCGTGGTGGTTGGATTTGTGGTTATTACGGTCGAAAAGTACCAGATCGCCCGGCGTCAGCAGCGCGTTAAGCACCACTTTGTTGGAGGACGACGTACCGTTCAGCACGAAGTAGGTTTTATCCGCGTTATACACCTTTGCCGCGTGTTGCTGGGCAATGCATGGCGCGCCTTCGTGGATCAGCAGATCGCCCATCGCGACGTCTGCGTTACACAGATCGGAGCGGAAAAGCGTTTCGCCAAAGTATTCAACAAACTGATTGCCTGCCGGATGGCGACGGAAAAACTCGCCGCCCTGGTGCCCTGGGCAGTCAAACGCGCTGTTGCCCTGCGCCACGTAATCAACCAGTGCGCGAAAGAACGGCGGACGCAGCTGCGT
Coding sequences:
- a CDS encoding STY4199 family HEPN domain-containing protein, coding for MTSPAPVNTGEQFEKCIAIIREASVEILLLLNVHFDEGKDPRWFLEQLDIARLSMGGWGAVAKRLKLNDAELTQFTLQLRHLQQLVPRYESGQNVTENQLIAALRFISALENLRKKQKLLSYSTSLKSDGAQPQQQGLQQLRALELMIKSLVMQAWSDPERLRNHLKTQFGADRVRRWLRLGDHNDVLSGMRFSELALLLVDKKEFGQHYARLFNDASVLNLFLEPRKTLQTFLDDVREMRACVVSGQPLTSNQLLMLENYYPQITGPVQRALDEGRSKTDPAALLQEAGGDMDEFWEQARKKDRAAGGDTMPMRDSIDKPAKRTVRSREEREQMLSSVLWGAVVVAVLTIVIGAFWLFTGEISAPVARQANMSVPISNDRERPSPKEELTRMGLARDENNFRSAIDRNDTRVVSLFLRTGMNWKLSWTEQAVISEYNDVLDLLLRYRLQMDENRPCRRFIATLTHEMAANKKLTSIVKNYLRAFCTLPPVVERERYEMEQAQLRYEAEPSDENRKWADIHSAIYNAID
- a CDS encoding alpha,alpha-trehalase, coding for MFNQKQQSAELMELVFEDETYETDPCELKLDEMIEAEPEPEMIEGMPASDALTPADRYLELFEHVQSSRIFADSKTFPDCAPKMDPLDILIRYRKIKRKPEFNLRQFVKAHFWTPENHAKEYVSNPENSLKEHIDQLWPILTREPQDHIPWSSLLALPQSYIVPGGRFRETYYWDSYFTMLGLAESGRDDLLRCMADNFAWMIERYGHIPNGNRTYYLSRSQPPVFALMVELFEEDGVRGARRYLEHLLMEYAFWMDGAESLVLNQAYRHVVRMPDGSLLNRYWDDRDTPRDESWIEDVETARHSGRPPNEVYRDLRAGAASGWDYSSRWLRDTQRLASIRTTQFIPIDLNAFLFKLESAIANISGLKGDREREALFRQKASDRRAAVNRYLWDDENGCYRDYDWRREEMALFSAASIVPLYVGMATHEQADRLAEAVTARLLTPGGILATEYETSEQWDKPNGWAPLQWMAIQGFKLYGNDALGDEIARNWLQTVNLFYQQHHKLIEKYHIAGGTPREGGGGEYPLQDGFGWTNGVVRRLIGLYGEPKSET
- a CDS encoding GNAT family N-acetyltransferase, which translates into the protein MELATITLEQCLDIRQAVLWPHLERAASRVEGDDEAWHVGVRANEQVVCCLSVFMLGEQRCQIRKFATLHAQQRQGFGAFLLQAVLEKLVQTGVNFVQLDARTSATAFYSRFGFEAEGEPFYKKEVQYIRMSRAL
- the aguA gene encoding agmatine deiminase, which produces MSQLTTPVQDGFSMPAEWAPHQAVWMIWPYRTDNWRANAEPAQQAFAAVAKAIAQKTPVIMGVPAAEMAKARATMPAEITLVEMESDDAWMRDTGPTVVVNPAGEKRGISWTFNAWGGLNGGLYASWDRDQLVAEQVANYHQMPCYHTDLVLEGGSIHVDGEGTLLTTAECLLNPNRNPHLNKEQIEQQLREYLGVSHIIWLPDGVFNDETDGHIDNMCCFVRPGEVALHWTDDENDPQYARSVAALNVLESTKDAQGRRLKVWKVPSPQPLYASADEICDVEKGTAIERHEGNRLAGSYVNYLVSNQQIIFPLLDPATDGAAQALFEEMFPDFVITGVPAREILLGGGNIHCITQQIPR
- the aguB gene encoding N-carbamoylputrescine amidase; protein product: MRNVTVAATQMACTWELEKNIQNAERLVREAHRQGAQIILIQELFAAPYFCIDQSPEHYALAQEVDNSPIIKHFSALAKELEVVLPLSWFEKCNNAYYNSLVMIDADGSVLETYRKTHIPNGPAYQEKQFFIPGDTGFKVWNTRYAKIGVGICWDQWFPETARCLALQGAELIFYPTAIGSEPAYPDIDSQPHWTRVQQGHAAANVIPVIASNRIGTEASKYIDGLEMTFYGSSFIADQTGALVEQANKTSETVLVHTFDLDAVAAQRASWGLFRDRRPNMYDAIATSDGSVRS
- a CDS encoding LysR family transcriptional regulator; protein product: MVDLNLLRLVPILAKEKNVTRAAQKANLSQSAFSHALNRLREQLKDEMFIRTRNGMEPTPYAAMMIPVIEGALSKLDTATRGPSHFDPARDAHTFYLGAVDYFEFMFMPVLTAKFKTAAPNVRLSVDILSETIKVERVEKGQLDAFIGVENVQHIPHYFNKHRLISDHFVAIASQDRTDLPDQLTLKHLVSEAQIHLPAVSSGADHIDGWLLSQHLYRPLATVVQSYAVGGRVAVATGYLMCVPFRIAQELANMLPLRIMALPEGAPSYDLLLLTHRLYDYQPAVQWLINELKTARI
- a CDS encoding AAA family ATPase: MKIAKITLTNFRCFENTEVKLHPRLTILIARNGAGKSTLLDAIALGLGSFLTRLPGVSGLSFKKTDFRIKPDGKQPAYMRIQCESVDGVVWDRTERRDKAKKTLKEIPPGMGLKALNERVDTFINAHNDGEPYTLPVFIYYGTGRGVFDVPMRKRDFKSKFTRFEALDGALESKTNFRRFVQYFYGLEERESRLQKEHRSFDVELPELSAIRLAVKRLMPQFSNIRSVEPAGIMVDWQKNYVALEGDENNPDATNQIKLTPLPESGNVKKTEIHQLKIEQLSDGYRTTLAMVMDIAARLAEANPFSTNPLESEGIILIDEVDLHLHPEWQREFLPRLVDVFPNLQFIVSTHSPFILQSVKEGELIDLDQINANEAPDLGKEMSVEDIAEKWMGMDNVQRSAIFNKQVETASRYYALLNSGKPESDPEVAALSEELDSIEKYFGDNPVYVALLRAERRKKAREAK